In the genome of Metabacillus litoralis, the window ATCCGAATAATAAGCCTGTAACCATTCACGGCAGTTTGGATGATTTACGATGCATCGGTGTTGGGACGGATGCTGCTGTTTTTCAATATGCACATAAACCACAATATGCCTTTAAGCTATATGCTGAGGATAAAAAGGAAAAAATTCAAATCGAAGCAGAGGTATATCAAAGGTTAAAGAATTCACCATTTTTCGCTACTTGCTATGCTGTGTATGATCGTTATTTAGTTTTAAGCTTTGAAGCAGGTATTACTTTATACGACTGCATTTTACAAGGAATTCATATTCCACAACAAGTCATTTTAGATGTTGAAGATGCTAGGGATTTTGCAAAAGAGCAGGGGCTGAATCCACGTGATATACATTTGAAAAATATCTTACTTCAACAAGGTAGGGCGAAGGTTATTGATGTATCTGAATACGGAAAGGAAGGAAACGACCTTCGATGGGAGCATTTGAAAAAGGCATACGAGCAGTATTATGATTTGATTGATGGTAAAACCATTCCTTTTTGGTTAATGCAAACTGTGCAAAAGTGGTATAATCAGAAAAATTTTGGGACGTTTGATGAGTTTATGAAGGATGTTTTGAGGTTGACGTTTTTTAGGAAGTGATAATCGTTCGATAATTACTTTTATTAAATCTCCATTCATAGAGTTATTCTTTATCTATAAGCTAGCTACTATTCTTGTTGTCAAAGGAGCATAATAAAGCAATTCTTTTATAGTGTATAGTTATTTGTGTAGAAAAGATATGAAAGAGTTTTAAATAAAATACTTTATAACATAGCTTCAGTCCAAATGGGATTGAAGTTTTTTTATTCAGCTCTTTCCACAAATTTAACGAAACAAATTTCTTTTTTTCCTACATAAAGTAGCTAACTATTCTTTTCTTATTCTATTACAATAAAAGCAAGAAAACTGAATATTTGGAAAAGGGGGATAAAATTGAAAGCGTTTACTAAAATATCTAATAGGGGGCTAACAAAGTGAAAGTGATTAACCCGATGAATGTTATTGATAATAGTAAAATTTCTTCGTTTCATGTATGGCTAATAACTTGGTTGTTTTTAGTTATTGCTTTTGATGGGTATGATGTTGTCGTTTATGGTGCGTCTGTTCCATCATTAATACAGGAGTGGGGAATTTCAGATGTAACAGCTGGTGCAATAGGTAGTTACACGGTTATTGGAACCGCTTTGGGGGCAGTTATTTTTGGGATGCTGTCTGATAAAATAGGTCGTAAAAAAATTATTTTGCTGACGACGTTCCTATTTAGTTTCTTTACCATGATATCTGGTTTTGCAACAGGCCCAATTTTATTCGCTGTATTTAGAATCATTGCCGGGATTGGTTTAGGTGGGGTAATGCCGAATGTTATTGCGCTTGCTACTGAATTTTCTCCAAAACGAGTTCGATCTGCTATTGTTTCTTTCATTTTCTGTGGATATTCTATTGGCGCACTTGCAGCAGCACTGACAAGCCGTTCACTTTTACCAACAGTTGGATGGGAGCCAGTTTATTGGTTAGCGGGTATTCCACTTTTGTTTATCCCATTTTTATTAAAAAGTATCCCTGAATCAGTAGGGTTTCTTATCGAAAAAGGCAAAGAAGAGGAAGCTAGAAAAACATTAATGAAAATTGATCCAAGCTTAAGAACTGGTGGGGAGTTTGAATTTGTAAAACCACCTGCAAAAGAACCTGGTTCACCAGTTGTGAAGCTATTTGAAGATAAACGTGCATTAAGTACCATAATGTTCTGGATTTCTTGCTTTAGTGCCTTTGTCTTAATTTATTCTATGAACACATGGTTACCTCGCCTTATGATGCAATCAGGTTATGATCTTAGCTCAAGTCTAGCATTTACGGCTGTCATGCAAATAGGAGCAATTGTAGGTACGATTATTTTTGGTCGTTTGGTTGATAAAATTGGATTTAAAAAGGTTCTTGTTCCTTTATTCTTCTGTGGTGCTATAGCGTTATCATTTATCGGATTAACAAATAGTATGGCAATCGCTTTTGTATTAATTGCGATCATTGGTGCAGCTTCAGTTGGATTACAGAACATCTCCAATGCATTTGTTTCTCAATACTATCCT includes:
- a CDS encoding MFS transporter, translating into MKVINPMNVIDNSKISSFHVWLITWLFLVIAFDGYDVVVYGASVPSLIQEWGISDVTAGAIGSYTVIGTALGAVIFGMLSDKIGRKKIILLTTFLFSFFTMISGFATGPILFAVFRIIAGIGLGGVMPNVIALATEFSPKRVRSAIVSFIFCGYSIGALAAALTSRSLLPTVGWEPVYWLAGIPLLFIPFLLKSIPESVGFLIEKGKEEEARKTLMKIDPSLRTGGEFEFVKPPAKEPGSPVVKLFEDKRALSTIMFWISCFSAFVLIYSMNTWLPRLMMQSGYDLSSSLAFTAVMQIGAIVGTIIFGRLVDKIGFKKVLVPLFFCGAIALSFIGLTNSMAIAFVLIAIIGAASVGLQNISNAFVSQYYPSSMRSTGLGSTMAFGRIGGIVAPIFVGFLLTMNLLPQFNFVAIGGAALLGGIAMLFVQEKHGDYYEAKEEVKPTNSPVNVAK
- a CDS encoding serine/threonine protein kinase, with the translated sequence MEKDWLVVDKLLSKIKITSNPNNKPVTIHGSLDDLRCIGVGTDAAVFQYAHKPQYAFKLYAEDKKEKIQIEAEVYQRLKNSPFFATCYAVYDRYLVLSFEAGITLYDCILQGIHIPQQVILDVEDARDFAKEQGLNPRDIHLKNILLQQGRAKVIDVSEYGKEGNDLRWEHLKKAYEQYYDLIDGKTIPFWLMQTVQKWYNQKNFGTFDEFMKDVLRLTFFRK